From a region of the Mytilus galloprovincialis chromosome 3, xbMytGall1.hap1.1, whole genome shotgun sequence genome:
- the LOC143069252 gene encoding uncharacterized protein LOC143069252 isoform X1, with protein MSRDKVAKSNALHESEQPLDLSIPHNDKNIIKQSLKSLIQTRRLAEGKGLLNVTFTHQEAAAHELTKEEQLRQSERKEQNRRAAHKCRQKKKHKLEYLTVEKDKLKKRKKWLEQTLISLEKEKDTLLQTLREDGNKEMPVIKSEPNTGIDGSNSSMMGKSCILQNSKSHICCECENQSHDPKNCNQNSQCQFKAKERLSCDKQTPNQTSLDNDDRLAFFNYYMKMKGNNDDCSNDKDSLLDSSQSNKYYSSIDEYDDYSDSDSSDSEGYLVIYESESDSDMFSNSQSS; from the exons ATGAGCAGAGATAAAGTTGCAAAATCTAATGCATTGCATGAAAGCGAACAGCCTCTAGATCTATCAATACCAcacaatgataaaaacattatAAAGCAATCGCTCAAAAGTTTAATTCAGACACGTCGACTTGCAGAAGGCAAGGGACTTTTGAACGTTACATTCACCCATCAAGAGGCGGCTGCTCATGAG CTAACAAAAGAGGAGCAACTAAGACAGAGCGAGAGAAAGGAACAAAATAGAAGAGCTGCTCATAAATGTAGACAAAAGAAAAAACATAAGCTTGAATATTTGACAGTG GAAAAAGATAAGCTGAAAAAGAGGAAGAAGTGGTTAGAACAGACTTTAATTTCACTAGAAAAAGAGAAAGACACATTGCTACAAACACTTAGGGAAGATGGAAACAAAGAAATGCCTGTGATAAAAAGCGAACCCAACACTGGTATTGATGGTAGTAATTCATCAATGATGGGGAAATCATGCATTTTACAAAACAGCAAATCTCATATTTGTTGTGAGTGTGAAAATCAGTCCCATGATCCAAAGAATTGTAATCAAAATTCACAATGCCAGTTCAAAGCCAAAGAGAGGCTGTCATGTGATAAACAAACACCAAATCAAACTTCTTTAGATAATGACGATAGACTTGCCTTTTTCAACTATTACATGAAAATGAAAGGCAATAATGATGATTGCTCAAATGATAAAGATTCTTTATTGGACAGTAGTCAGTCTAATAAATATTATTCTAGTATTGATGAATATGATGATTATAGTGATTCCGATAGTAGCGATAGCGAGGGATATTTGGTGATTTATGAAAGCGAGTCTGATTCTGATATGTTTAGCAACAGTCAGTCATCTTAG
- the LOC143069252 gene encoding uncharacterized protein LOC143069252 isoform X2, whose translation MLRWLTKEEQLRQSERKEQNRRAAHKCRQKKKHKLEYLTVEKDKLKKRKKWLEQTLISLEKEKDTLLQTLREDGNKEMPVIKSEPNTGIDGSNSSMMGKSCILQNSKSHICCECENQSHDPKNCNQNSQCQFKAKERLSCDKQTPNQTSLDNDDRLAFFNYYMKMKGNNDDCSNDKDSLLDSSQSNKYYSSIDEYDDYSDSDSSDSEGYLVIYESESDSDMFSNSQSS comes from the exons ATGCTGAGATGG CTAACAAAAGAGGAGCAACTAAGACAGAGCGAGAGAAAGGAACAAAATAGAAGAGCTGCTCATAAATGTAGACAAAAGAAAAAACATAAGCTTGAATATTTGACAGTG GAAAAAGATAAGCTGAAAAAGAGGAAGAAGTGGTTAGAACAGACTTTAATTTCACTAGAAAAAGAGAAAGACACATTGCTACAAACACTTAGGGAAGATGGAAACAAAGAAATGCCTGTGATAAAAAGCGAACCCAACACTGGTATTGATGGTAGTAATTCATCAATGATGGGGAAATCATGCATTTTACAAAACAGCAAATCTCATATTTGTTGTGAGTGTGAAAATCAGTCCCATGATCCAAAGAATTGTAATCAAAATTCACAATGCCAGTTCAAAGCCAAAGAGAGGCTGTCATGTGATAAACAAACACCAAATCAAACTTCTTTAGATAATGACGATAGACTTGCCTTTTTCAACTATTACATGAAAATGAAAGGCAATAATGATGATTGCTCAAATGATAAAGATTCTTTATTGGACAGTAGTCAGTCTAATAAATATTATTCTAGTATTGATGAATATGATGATTATAGTGATTCCGATAGTAGCGATAGCGAGGGATATTTGGTGATTTATGAAAGCGAGTCTGATTCTGATATGTTTAGCAACAGTCAGTCATCTTAG